The following are encoded together in the Nocardia sp. XZ_19_385 genome:
- a CDS encoding tetratricopeptide repeat protein: MEQDSTGESSGNLPELGPVDDLAVLEERRELAESYTDDDRYDEAARLYEANVRDVERLYGPDHDETLLAREDLAAVHSMADHYDEAIAQYEALVRDCTRIRGADDDRTLNTRQYLASVYRWAERYGEAIVLFEALLRDCEHLRGADDAKTLRARKSLAEVYTAVKCYEEAGRLCAANLRSLDATLTLDDLENLSAQKDLGWILSRACQFDAAVALYEKLLPSYQRTLGPDHDTTQQVRKSLEHNRSMARSAPPSMRDDVSDAPREEVSTVAGDAAIVVRYADGTVSTAVPRAAADPADSAIVRELVTIGTTRRFLRTIETRRFLGFGARERSIAADERTVEIGRLLNEQGGLESMRAVHAAVASRVRHIPGVARELEVSWNGIGKWQG, translated from the coding sequence GTGGAACAAGACAGCACCGGCGAGTCCAGCGGCAATCTGCCTGAGCTCGGTCCCGTCGATGATCTCGCAGTTCTGGAAGAACGTCGCGAGCTTGCCGAATCCTATACAGATGACGATCGCTACGATGAGGCCGCCAGATTGTATGAGGCCAATGTTCGCGACGTCGAGCGGCTCTACGGCCCAGACCACGACGAGACGCTACTCGCTCGGGAAGACCTTGCCGCGGTGCATAGTATGGCCGACCACTACGACGAGGCGATCGCGCAGTACGAGGCGCTGGTGCGCGACTGTACGCGGATCCGCGGTGCGGACGACGACAGAACCCTCAACACCCGCCAATACCTTGCCTCGGTGTACAGGTGGGCGGAGCGGTATGGCGAGGCGATCGTTCTGTTCGAGGCATTGTTGCGCGATTGTGAGCATCTCCGGGGTGCCGACGACGCCAAAACCCTTCGCGCACGCAAGAGTTTGGCCGAGGTATACACGGCGGTGAAGTGTTACGAAGAAGCAGGACGCCTGTGCGCGGCAAACCTTCGTAGCTTGGACGCCACCCTTACCCTGGACGACCTCGAGAACCTCAGCGCCCAAAAGGATCTCGGATGGATCCTCTCGCGGGCATGCCAATTCGACGCTGCTGTTGCCTTGTATGAAAAGCTCCTTCCCAGCTACCAGCGAACATTGGGCCCCGACCACGACACAACCCAGCAAGTCCGCAAAAGTCTCGAACACAACCGATCTATGGCCAGGAGCGCTCCGCCCTCGATGCGTGACGACGTCTCCGATGCGCCGCGCGAAGAAGTCTCCACCGTGGCCGGCGATGCTGCCATCGTGGTGCGCTACGCCGACGGCACCGTATCCACAGCGGTGCCCAGGGCCGCCGCCGATCCGGCCGACAGCGCGATCGTGCGGGAACTGGTCACGATTGGAACGACGCGGCGCTTTCTCCGAACTATAGAAACACGGCGCTTTCTCGGATTCGGCGCGCGCGAGCGCTCGATCGCAGCCGACGAGCGCACGGTGGAGATCGGCCGCTTGTTGAACGAGCAGGGCGGCCTCGAATCGATGCGAGCCGTCCATGCCGCAGTCGCAAGTCGAGTCCGCCACATCCCAGGTGTGGCGCGCGAACTGGAAGTGAGCTGGAACGGTATCGGAAAATGGCAGGGCTGA